The DNA window GAAGTGGAATGCAGCCCATTGGGCCCAGCCCAAATACCATTAGTTCCCTTGCTCCTAACCCATGAAGCAACTACCAAAAAAAAATGGGCTTTAAGCCCCGTcaaatcaccaaaaaaaaacaaaaaaatacgaGATGTATTATTAGTATCAAAAATGCTATTCCTATATATTTGTTTATAAATAGATGtgtagttttaatttattttctatttgtatttatattttaacatatattttatactggtaGCTGATTTTATTGTCGTATTTGTATTTAGTTATACCTCATATATTAAgaaattgttttgtttttctgttcgaataataattaaagtaaattaattaataaaataaaccttgaGTTGGTCTCTGAGTGTTCCTATCAAGTAGTCCATGAAAGTGTCATCATTGTAAGTCCATGAATCACTGTAAACAGGCATTAAGTAATTGTTGATAAAATCGTTGCTCCCTAACGCAACAACATATCTAGCTTCCTGAAAAAACTTTTGTGCCGCACTGTTTCCAATTTTGGCCTCAATTAGTTCTCGTGTCCCCTGAAATAGCTCAATTTGCTTGTACAGAGAAAACCTCTGGATCTGTAAATATGCACAATTATCTTATAAATGTGCTTTCTAAATGgctaaaatatataacaaaacatacactagataaataaaatgcaAGTTAACATTGGAACTCACAAAATACTGCCCAGTTTCATTCAAAATGCCACCACCACCAGAAGCATAGTTCGCTCCATTTTCTAGAATAATTTCTGGGGTTAGAGATGGGTCTAGGAATGCTGGAGGCCTAGGGAGGCCAGTATTGTCACCTAAATGTGTATAATTCGGTCAGCAAATATTTTCcgaattaatttattatcaaaattttaaagtggcaaatattttgaataatagAAAAGAATTGAAATGGTGTCTTCTcctatcaatttaaattattggGAGAAATGATATCATGACAGAAATAATTACCTATAATATCTGCAACGGTGCGGCCGTTAGTAAACCTTCCGTTGGGTAATCCGTTACCAAAATCAATACCATACCAAGGGAGGCTGGCCTGAGCAAGGCTTCTATTGAGGCGTTTGTTGTTTCCAACATCAGAGAGGGAGTCACCAAATATGAACTGCACAATCTTGCAATCACACCCTCTAATTATCCCATTTCCCAAAATGGTCCCTGTTAGAACAACAACTAGTGCCAGATTATTCAACTTCATGTTTAATTTGTGTACCAAGTTACACTCACACATGACCTCTATGTTTGGTTTTTATAATATGTTGAGAATGTTATGTTCTAAGTTACAGAAGGGGCGCTGCGCTGAAGTATAATTGTTTGATATACCAACTATTATTGCTTATTCAAACCTAATGCAACTACcttatattttgttataataAGTATAAGATCACAAATGTGAATGTTTGATTAAGTCCAGAGAATTTGTTCTAATTGGAATTTTGTCATGAGGAATTGGAATTGGAGGAATAGAGAGAGGTGACCCTTTAATTCGAATTCTCAACAAACCACGTTTCCATGGGTTGTGTTATTCACTTATTCTAGTAAGTTCACCAAACTGGAAAGTTTTCTCACTCTAAATTCTCCCAAAATCTCAAAACCCACCATACTAACCAACTAGAGGTTCTGAAGTAATCGAAGAGAGCGAGcaacataaatttattatttatgttatcGTTTTAGAATTTTCTTGATAAACtatctttattaattattttagtcaTACTTTTAACCAGACGAATGACATAAACTAGAAAAAGAAACACAAGTAATAACTTATTAAcagtaaatatttaaattggtTGTCAAGTACATACTTAAATTTGGGATAAAAAATACTATGTATATAtcaaaaatcaattactaaATTAGTCATTATGAATAAATATATGTAGTGtttagattatttttaatatatatgttatattttaatatatattttatacaaataaataatttaataattaaattttttatatacacttAGCATGATTTTTTGGATTAGACACTTTAGTccacaataaatttttattattctgaACTGAACTAATTTGTCTTAATTGGCATTGAATTaccttataataaaatttgttatgcactaatttattcaatgcatatattaaatattttattaaaaataataaaaagaccAATTTGtcttacaaaaataattttctaaggccttccaaaataatgaaacaaCCTATTATTAGAGTTAACAAATAAATGAGCAAGTTtgctttttactttttataaaaatttaattttgatatcctaacaatttatttttttttacgcaATCATCAAATCATGTATTTTCgcatcaacaaaaatataaaaaaaaacaaaattattcttttttatttgaagtCAATAAAAATGGCTAGATGATACAAGTAATATAAGAAGAGCATGATGGAGcttcaagaaaattaaagaatattATAGAATTTAAACTTGGTCTAGAATCAAGTATGTTCTTATCCAGTTGGAAGATTCATGAAACTACGGCTTGCATAGTCAAAAATTCTAATCAAAGATTGCAACTTGATAAAGATGAATGTGAAAGAAGACTTTGGTACACACACTTGTGCAATTTGTGTACAACTTGATCAACTTGTAAATCAAATGCACCTCCACAAAATACTATATATAGATGGTTACGGTATTAACTAATGTATATCATATTTTACCTAGAATTACTGAGTGAAACTTAGAGAGAAAAGCAGTAAGATCTCTCTTGTGTAATCCGTTTGTATGAATTTTCATAATATGTAAGAGAGTATTATAGACTTCTCTATGTATTGTGAGAGATTGTAATTTCACCACTTTGTCATATTATTTTCACTACTGCCTAAATTCTTATTCAGTTTCATCAATTTCTCATTAACAAATTTTAGTTGTGTTATTTTTTCGCTATTAACTCTGGTACCTAACAGTGGTATCACAGCTTTAGGTTCTTAATCTTCCGCTGCAAAGAGACAAGTTAGTGTCAGAACTATGGCAGCAAAATTTAAGATTGAAAAACTCAATGGGAATAACTTTTTTCTTTAGAAACTGAAGATCAAGGCAAATTTGAGAAAGGAGAATTGCTTGGAAGCAATAGAAAGCATGCCTATCGGTACTCCTGATGACAAGTGAAAAGAGATGGACGAAAAAGTCATTACCAATTTACACCTGACTATGGTAGATTCCGTATTATCAAACATCTCATAGAAACAGACAGCAAAGGAGATTTGGGTGGCACTCACTAAGTTGTACAAGATAAAGTCACTTCACAACATAATACTCTTCGTATGAGTGAATCCACATCGGTGACAGATCACATCAACAATCTTAATACAgtattttcataaataatagCCATAAAGTGTTAGATTGTAGAGAATGAACGTGCTGAACTTCTTCTCCAAAGTTTACCAGACTCGTATGATAAACTCATAATCAACatcacaaataataatattgcTTATCAACTCCGATTTGATGATATTTCTGCCActatttttgaagaagaaatcaggtgcaaaaataaagatgatcaAACAGAGAGTTCAAAGCAAGCAGAAGCTTTGTCGGTGATAAGAGGCAAATTAACAAAACGTGACTCTAGTAGGAGTCAAAGTCGTGGTagattaaagtttaaaattgcTTATGCAACTATCTCACATGGTTGTGTTGCAAACACCTCTCATGATGAAGATGTCTTCTACATCAAAACTGCAATTGGTCATGAAGACAATAAATCACTAGCTGATGTTTGCTATTGGATTGTGCAGCAATATATCACGTGACTCCACATTAGGAGTAGTTTAGTACTTATGAACCTATTTGAGGGTTCCATTTATGTAGTTCAAGGTATAAGACATGTGAACGGCCTGAGAAAAAATTTGTTGTCCGTTGAGCTGTTGAATTCTCAAGGGTACAAGATCAATATTGAAAGTAGATCATTCAAGGTGACTAATGGTACACATGTGATCATGAAGGCAAAACGGCTAACAATTAACGTATACCTGCTTTTTAGAAATACAGTTCGAGACGCAGAGGCATCAGTTGCATTCGCAGACTAAGAAAACACGTCGATGTTATGGCATCGCAAATTAAGCCACATGTCAAAACGTGGTCTACAGGTTCTTGTAGAATGTAATCTCCTTTCATGGCTCAAAACGGTGAATTTACCTTTCTGTGAGCACTATGTGACAGGCAAACAAAATAGATTGAAGTTTGAAAGATCAACTGTTAGAAGAAAGTACATACTAGACTTAATTCATTCTAATTGTGAGAATAATCAGAATTATCACTAGgaggaaaaaatattttgtctccTTCATAGATAATTACTGACGAAGAGTGTGGGTATTCTCCATTAAGAAGAAGTCAGATGTGTTTCCAGTATTCAAAGAGTTTAAAGCACGTATAAAGCTTGACATTAGGAAGAAAATAAAGCGCTTGAGAATAGACAATGGAAGAGAATAAACTAATGGTGattttattgcattttgcaAGCACGAAGATATTCAGAGACAATTCACAGTTGCATATATACCTCAGCAAAATGGTATTGTAGAGTGAATGAACAGAACTCTTATAGAAAGAACTCGAGCTATGTTGTCGACTGTAGGATTAGCCAAATCTTTCTGCGCAGAAGCAGTCAAAACAGACTGCTACGTGATTAACAGATCGCCATCAACAGAAACTGGGTTGAAAACACCAATGGAGATGTGGCAAAGTAAGCCACCCGATTATTCTTCTCTATATATGTTTGGATGTCCTGCTTATGTGATATTCAATACCCAAGAAAGAACAAAGTTTGATCTTAAATCAAGAAAGTATATCTGCTTGGGTTATGCTGACAATGTAAAGGGATATCGTTTGTGGGACTCCATTACCTACAAAGTTATTATCAGTAGAGATGTTATATTTGCTAAAAATGAGTtacaaagaaagcaagaaaacaaTAACAGCACTGAAGAAACTACTACAATATACACAGATGATAAGTCTGGAGAAAAGGACCAGCTGAAGCTCACAAAACAACACGTGAACTAAGAAGACCATCATGGCATGCCGACTATGTTATGAGTTATCTTGATGCATATTGTCTGGTTACTGAAGATGGAGAACTATCAACCTTTCAAGAGACCTTTGAAAGTCCAGATTCTTCTTTATGGATGACAGCCATGCAAGAAGAAATGGAAGCACTACACAGAAATAAGATGTAAGAACTTGTCCCATTTCCAGACGAAAAGAAAGTTATTGGTAACAAATAGGTCTATAAAATCAAGCATGACAATCACGACTAGATAGAACGTTATCATGCAAGACTGGTGGTGAATGGATTTGCTCAGAAAGAAGGTATTGatttcaataaaatatttttttcaatagttAAATTTCTACAATAAGAGTAGTTCTTGCTATATGTGCTGTGTATAATTTACCTCTAGAGAAACTAGATGAAAGATTGCTTTTCTTCATAGTGaacttgaagaaaaaaaatatatatgctcCAACCAAAAGGCTTTGAAGaaccaaaaaagaaaacttGGTTTGTAGGTCAACCAAATCTCTGTACGGCTTAAAGCATTCACCGAGATATTAGTACAAGAGATTTGATTCCTTCATTATTATCCGTGATTACAACAAACTTTAGTCAGACCATTTTACTTATTACAAGAGGTTTAGTAATGATGATTTCATCATTCTGCTGTTGTACGTGGATGACATATTGGTGATAGGTCCTAACAAAGATTGTGTCGAAGAATTAAAGGGGCAGTTAGCTAGGGAGTTTGATATGAAGGATTTGGGACCAGCAAACAAGATTTTAGGGATGTAgatttgctgagacataaaAGATAGGAAGATTTAGAAAAATTACTTGAGGAAGATCTTTTGGCACTTCAACATGCAAGAGTATAAGACAATATCTACCCCACTTCttgtcaattttaaattatcttttgaGATGTGTCCTAACTGTAAAGCAAAGAAGATAGAAATGTCTCGAGTATTGTATGCATTTGCAGTGAAAAGCCTTATGTATGTCATGATTTACACCAGATCAAATATCGCTCAATCTATTGGGATAGTTAGCAGATTCATGACAAATCTAGGAAAAGAGCACTGGAGTGCTGTGAAGAGGATCCTGAGATATATCGAAGGAATCTCTGatgttgttttatattttggAGGATCTGAATTTACTATCAAATGTTATGTTGACTCTGATTTTACAGGAGACCTTGACAAAAAAATGTCTACTATAGGCTATGTGTTTACACTTGCAGGAGGTGCAGTAAGTTGATTATCAAAATTACAAGCAATTGTAGCATTATTAACTAAAGAAGCTGAATATATGGCAGCTACACAATCTTGCAAGAAAGCAATTTAGTTGAAAAAGTTAATGGAGGAACTTGAGCAAAATCAGTATATGATTCCAATATTCTGTAACAGTCAAAGTACCTTGCACATCGTAAGAAATCAAGCCTTTCACTCAAGAACGAATCACATTCGCGTTCAATATCATTTTGCTCGTGAAGtagaggaggaaggaaaagtgGATATGCAGAATATCCATACCAATGACAATCTTGCATATATTATAACAAAATCAATCAATACAGATAAATTTGATTGGTGCAGTTCTTCTCTTggctttttaaaaatatgagcAGCATGAATACTCCAAAAGAATATTTTTGAGTGAGAGATTGTGAAAAGAAGAAGCAAAATTCTTCTTTTTGGTTTGAAGTCAACAAAAATGGCTAGAGGTTACAAGTGATACAAGTGGAGCATGATGaagttttaagaaaattatagaACTTAAGCTTGGTATAAAATCAAGTATGTTCTTATCAAGTTAGAAGACTCGTAAAACTACTTGGCAAATTGGGCCAAGTTATCCAACTTGCATTGTCAAAAGTTCTAGTCAAAGATTGCAATTTGATAAAGAGAAATATGAAAGAAGATTCAAGTACACACTTGTGTAATTTGTGTACAACTTGTAAATTAAATACACCTAtgcaaaatattatatataggtggttaggatatttGCTAATGTATGTCATGTTTTGCATAGAATTTGTGAGTGAAACTTAAAGAAAAAAGTTGTAAAGTCTCTCATATGTGTAacctctttttataaattttcataatatGTAACAGTATTATAAATTTCTCTATGtattatgaaaaattttaatttcactactttgttatattatttttattattgtctaaatttttattcatttttatttatttttcgttcacaaattttatttatgttattctGTCCCTATTAATTCTAGtactaacaaaaaataacaaatttgataaaataataaaataaaaaattaattattattaaatttataatttttgtcatatataaaattttactattttaatttaaaaataattagatccTCATACTCTCATTCTCAGTTGCTCTCCATTTTTCAATGAACAGAAACTTAATACATGGCATAGCACCGGGCTTGGGGGCAGACTCCATTGGGTTGAACGGGGATCATGCTAGTAGAGAAATGCGCCACACTTATTGgactaaaaatattagttacaatttttttccttattataaTGTACATTTTGTGTCCTCTCTTATTTCTTACTACTCAATTTAAGAACCCAAATCAACATCTAGCTGATTCGCAAAACAAAGTACAACAGTGACCCCAAAAAATAAATCGAAATACAACCATGTCCATGAGCtgcaagagaaaaaaaatactacaaaactatcaaatttttttttattaattaattattaatatttaaaaatataaattaaaatatattattaaattattaaactaaaagaattaaattaatatttaaaactaatgataaaaaacaataaatccTAACAATCCTCTActatttctcttttataaattataaaacaacCATTCTagatatatactaaaatcaactacattaaaatataaaatacacattaaaaataaattaaattacatatatttatatataattatattaatgactaattttaatatacaaataacatttttgactaattttaatatgcAAATACCATTTTTGGTATCCTCACTTAAACATCAAGAAATAGTAGTAGTATAACttttaacaacaataataatagtgTAATATCACGAAATCAGACAAATAATTTACCATTCTACCGTTGTAAGTAAGGGAAAACCAACCTCGGTGTAATTAGATTGCATGAAACTTAAAAGCAATTGTTTATAGTTATAATCACTTGTATATAACAAGATCCTGTCtgttaaagaaaaagaatgatgaacatgATATATAGGGGAAAGATAATGAGTATATAGCTATTGACGACTGATCATACATTGAGTTTGTCCATTTCCTTCCTGATAGCATTGGCTCTGACCAAGCTCCCAATGGTGTTAATGGCCAACTTGATATCCTCCAATGGATTCCCAGGCACTACTGTCTTATACAAATAGCTATCAAATGTCATCTTCTGAACATATTCATCAGCACACATCTCCACAAACGCCTCCCTGGCCGGATTCGACCTATAAAACACCTTCTGAAGCACATCCAACACCTTATACGTCGGCCAATATGTCTTGTCCCACTTCTCCAAGTACTTCCTCAAATCCCCTTCATCCACCATCCTCTTTCCATTCTCCGATCCTTCCACAATGGCCTCCGCGCACATTCTCCCACTCTTCGCCGCGAAATAGATCCCTTCCCCGGAGCATTTTGTCACATAGCCGGCTGCATCCCCCACAAGGGCCACCCTCCCCGATAATCTTCGGGGGCGGGGGTGTTCGGGGATGGGATGCGCCTCCACTCGGATGATCTTGCCTCCAGTGATCTTGTCCTCTGCTCTTTTTCGTGTTGCCAGCTGGAATTTCTTGATGTCTGATTTGTGTGTCACTGTACCTGTCCCAACTGCAACATGGTCGCATTTTGGAAACACCCAACCGTAGAAATCTGGGGATACATCATCCCCGACGTACATCTCCGCAAGATTTTCATAATACACCATTTTATCATCCGGGATCTTTATCCTCTCCTAATAAATCAAACCGCACCACCAAAAACATCAAAATTTTTgcaattcttaaaaaaaatcacattggAGCTCATCAAATTGAACCTTTCTTTGTCTTAGTAATGCTGAGATTTAATTTCTATCAAATATAAGTATTTAATCTATAGAGTTTCCTGTCATATCGCATTTTTATTGACTACGCACTTTTATTGATTATAATAAACCAAATGGGACCAAATTCATAAATAACGTAAACTAAAGGGAACAAATTCATCAAATAAAAGGAAAGAATTACTTTGTCTAAGCAATGCATTGAAATATTATAAAGTTACTAACTAAATAGAAATTTGAAAGgtcaaagaaaaaatgaagaaattcaaaacaaaaaaaattgaagatgaTAGGATGATACCTGAAATGCAATGGCATATTCATAGTCACCAGCATCAATGGCCTTAGCAACTCTAGAATTAGCCCCATCGGCACCAATGACAGCATCGACCTCCAGTGTTCTCTTCTCACCAATCCCACCGGTTTTACCATCATACCCAGAATAATGCAGCAAATAAGGTGAGTTCTTATCTTTAGGCATATCCATCTTCAAGAACAATCCGTTGATAATGGTGGCACCGTTCTCTTTTGCCCTATCTCTGAGGTACGCGTCCAAAACCTCACGCCTCACCATTCCAATGTACTCGTGCGGCTTCAAGGTCCTTCCAATGTCCACTGCGACATTTGACGGCGATATCATCTTCATCTTCGTCACGCGCCGGTCGATGATGTCTGATGGCAGGTCGAACTCCCCCACCATGCACAGCGGAATGGCGCCCCCGCACGGCTTGCAGTTATCCATTTTCCGTTCTATTAGGAACGTTTCGATGCCTCCCTTTGCTAGGGTCTCCGCGGCAGAGCCCCCGGCAGGGCCTCCGCCGATGATTGCGACGCGGAGGTTCCGGCCTTGGAGCTTGGGACTGGTTTTTCCAGCAATGACCTTGAGCTTCTGGGGGAGGTTGATGGTGGCGGGCTTCTGGTGGACGGTGAAAGGGGTGGTTTCCAAGGAGGATTGTCGGAGTCCAACGAAAGATTTTAGAGCCATGGAGTTCATGTTGTTAGTGAGTGTGAGAAGGAGTGAGACtctgtaattttttgttttttcaaaagttcgatattttgtttattttattgtgaACTGGACTTTTGTTGGGGATGGGATATGGTACGGGATTATAGGGAGTTTATAGCCCTTGGATAGCATTAATTAAGGGTGGAGATTTTATGTAGATAATGTATAGGAGATATTATGACTTTGGAGTTTGGAAGTGTATGTAGTATTTTGAGTGGTTGATATGTGGCCACGTTGTGCAATTTCTGCTTCTAGGTGTTCAATTGCTAGCTCACTTTCCAGTTTCCACTTTCAATTGCAACTAGACAAGTTCTTTTTTTAAACACCTATCACATATGAAAGTTACAAAAATACaaatgttatttaattaatctaaatattaaaactagtgttttcattttcaattaattcACAAAGTGAAAACgatagaaaaaaaatcacattaacttaaaaattgtgaataataaaTCAGCTCCAATAATtggaaaaaaaagttttttattatcAAGTATAGTAACaaatttataaacaaaaatattttttttagtgtccaacacaaatttttgttgaaactaaaatagaagtgagaattataattttataaggATAGTCTTAATCTTAAGTTACAAAAAATACCATGACATTAGAATGTATTATATAGTTTCTTTTGGGTATTGAACATATTACATAGTTAATCTTAAGCTTTGatgattaataaatttaaatataatttattaatttttattaattataataattttttatatatatgaggGGATCGAGAGGCCCAACAAGCAAACAAACTAAACTAATAAAGCCCTATGAAATTTGATCCAACATAACTACACAAGTCATCCCTAACAAACGGAAAGAGCCAAGAAGGGAGCTTCTCAAAGCAAGTGATTCCCAATGGCAGAATTTGGCCATGTTTAGCTAGAGCATCAACACAGTAATTAGATTCCCTGAAGATATGTCGAAGCTTTACTTCAGCTGGCTTGGTTAGTAACTCTCTAATTGAGCGGATCAACGAAGAACCAGAGTGGGTTTCGTCGATGCTAACTACACGAGTTCCACTGTACACGTCAAGTCCGATTCCACGATCGGATAAGAGATCTTTAACTCGACGCCATTTTAGCGGTTCAATTTTTAGCGCATCATAATCGgacaaaaaataaagagttaaaaacataatttttttattatttatttattattgaatcTTTAATCTGtcgataattttttaaaaaattaaaattttttaattaaaaacaaatactACATATTCATatacttaatattaataatacattataatattatatattaatcaattataaaatttatctctctaaataaaattttaactaacaaataaaaaaaataaattttaataataattcaactggcaaacaaatttttttatacttttacaaCTTCATAATAAATTTTCGCACCTATAGTTAAAGGAAAATTATATAGTACAGATCTAAATCTGTACAGATTTAAAGATATGATTACcacaaagaaaagcgtcacctaatggaaaaaagtaaattagaagatttaagagaagaaataattaagttatcaaaattaatagatcaaaaattaatgattttaactaatgttaactgtaatgacaccgaattcttaaaatcaatacaaaatgatttttctcaaaatctttactttactataagttttattgaaggacttcaaaaacctgaaaaaacttatttttcacatggaatttctaaaaaatgttacatgaaaatgattccccacatctttatcatacttttaacccacgattaaattctatagtagatatgcttgaagaaatattagtatccataaaatttcaaagaaataaggaaaaagagaagaaaaatttcaaaatataatcaacataacagacttaaaagtaaaaccaccattgaaattatgaatattgaagaaaaattagaagaagttacaatgctttttaaacaattaaaaatggctcaagaaaataatattatggaacaagaatttcaaatagaagaagaattattaaatttgaaaatatagaaaatgaagaacacatcctagattattcaagtgacgaagaatCAGCAgttccaatacaagtaaaaaatgaagctggaacatctaaggataatcaatctcaatttaaatgggaaacaggttttgataattatgtctttaaaaaagggtttataaataaagattcaaaatatacaaaaataccatcaaaatacgttcctaaaatccaggaaatggaaggagaaagaatgctcaACTTAGACt is part of the Arachis duranensis cultivar V14167 chromosome 1, aradu.V14167.gnm2.J7QH, whole genome shotgun sequence genome and encodes:
- the LOC107468044 gene encoding GDSL esterase/lipase At1g74460 (The sequence of the model RefSeq protein was modified relative to this genomic sequence to represent the inferred CDS: added 42 bases not found in genome assembly), producing MKLNNLALVVVLTGTILGNGIIRGCDCKIVQFIFGDSLSDVGNNKRLNRSLAQASLPWYGIDFGNGLPNGRFTNGRTVADIIGDNTGLPRPPAFLDPSLTPEIILENGANYASGGGGILNETGQYFIQRFSLYKQIELFQGTRELIEAKIGNSAAQKFFQEARYVVALGSNDFINNYLMPVYSDSWTYNDDTFMDYLIGTLRDQLKLLHGLGARELMVFGLGPMGCIPLQRVLTTSGNCREKANKLALSFNKATSKVVDELGQQLPGAKYVFGDAYDVVYDVISNPMKYGFQNADSPCCSFWNIRPALTCVPASKLCKDRSKYVFWDEYHPTDSANELIANELIKKFGFTRVDQTIHNNNAPSPAPASVSDLAPVPSPQ
- the LOC107468034 gene encoding geranylgeranyl diphosphate reductase, chloroplastic, translated to MNSMALKSFVGLRQSSLETTPFTVHQKPATINLPQKLKVIAGKTSPKLQGRNLRVAIIGGGPAGGSAAETLAKGGIETFLIERKMDNCKPCGGAIPLCMVGEFDLPSDIIDRRVTKMKMISPSNVAVDIGRTLKPHEYIGMVRREVLDAYLRDRAKENGATIINGLFLKMDMPKDKNSPYLLHYSGYDGKTGGIGEKRTLEVDAVIGADGANSRVAKAIDAGDYEYAIAFQERIKIPDDKMVYYENLAEMYVGDDVSPDFYGWVFPKCDHVAVGTGTVTHKSDIKKFQLATRKRAEDKITGGKIIRVEAHPIPEHPRPRRLSGRVALVGDAAGYVTKCSGEGIYFAAKSGRMCAEAIVEGSENGKRMVDEGDLRKYLEKWDKTYWPTYKVLDVLQKVFYRSNPAREAFVEMCADEYVQKMTFDSYLYKTVVPGNPLEDIKLAINTIGSLVRANAIRKEMDKLNV